One Eptesicus fuscus isolate TK198812 chromosome 13, DD_ASM_mEF_20220401, whole genome shotgun sequence genomic window, actcaatccccatcaggacatgtgcaggaggcaaccagtcaaatgtttctctctcaccaatgcttctgtctctcattctctctcaaaaatcatttttttaagcacatgtaaaaaaagaaaatatattagttGGATTCCATCAAATGTTTTAGGATGTGGATTCTGATTGAGATGAAAAATCACATCCAAGGTGAAATGCCTGACAATTACATAATAATGAAAACTGAAGTAAAATACCTTGAGCTAAATCAATGACTGGCATTGAGTGTTAGATAAAATATTAGAGCATGCAGGACCCAGAACCTGGAATTGTAAATTATTCAAAATACCTGAAACTCAAGCTATTTGGAGAAAATAAGACCTCAGCAAACAGGTTCTTTCTTAAGCAGAAGAAAAGGGTGCAGGAAGTGGATAGTGTTGTTTAGAAAGCCAAGAATAGTGTCAACAGGTTGTTGGAGCTTTCCTGTGTCTGCTTTCTGTTTGTGTCACATGCCTATCAAACTTGCTGTGCTCTGGACACACTGTTATTGAATCACAACCTGAGTCACATTTTCCTTAGATCTTTGTATCCCCAGGGCAGAAGAATAAActcctgttttgtttcctcagaaAAATGGACTCAGCCCTGCAACAAAACTTCCAGAAAGAGCTCACCTGTGCCATCTGCCTGAATTACTTTATAAACCCAGTCACCATGGACTGTGGGCACAGCTTCTGTTGTTCGTGTCTCTATGTATCCGGGGAGAAAGCTGAAAGCCCTACTTGTCCTGTGTGCAGGGAACCATCAGAGCAGAACATCTTCAAAACCAATATTACCCTGCAAAATCTGGTGTCCATGGCCAGAAAAGCCAGTCTGCGGCAATTCCTGAGCTCTGAGGACAATAGGTGTGGGCTGCACCAGGAGACAAAGCAGATCTTCTGTGAAGACCACAGGAGCCTGCTCTGTTTGCACTGCTCCAGCTCTCAGGAGCACGAGGCCCACAGACACTGCTCCGTGGAAGAGGCTGCTGAGGAACACAGGGTGAGTGGTGCCCCTCAGAGCACCTTGAATGCTGGAGGAGAGTACAGCAAAGAGATGAGGATTCCATCTTCTCCTCCCTAAGTGTATTGATACATACTTAAGAACCATTAAGAAGCTGTGAGGAAATGCACTGGTTTACCTGTCTTCATGGACATTGCATTTAATGGGAgagtaattaagttaaggatcatCATTACTTTGATGATGCAGCATTGTACTCAAGGCACTGGAAAGCTCTCATGGAAGAGTCAGTGGTGTGAAAACTATAAATACTGGAAGGATTTCCAATGGAGACCATATTTGCTAACACTGATAAAGATGTCAGAGAAAATACAGTGGAATTTGGAACAGACAAGTATCACTAGCTTCAAATTCTGACCAACTGAGAAGTAGTTGTGCTAAGTAAAATCTTTATCAGTTTCTCTAGACAAATTTCTATGTTGTATCGGGTGGTTCTTCAAGCTAAAACCTAAAATGTATCATTAGTGAGGGCAAATAGGGAAAAATCATGATCCTTCTCTACTTAAATACTTTTGTCTAATATCCCTTGCTTAATGCCTTCATTTAGGATCTGAAACCTAAATGTATTTGCTTCTCTGGTgctaaaattcaatttattttattttacagaggaagcTCTCCAACCAAATGAGATCTTTATGGGAAAAGATTCAAGAAATTcaaaaaactctcagtaaagatGGCAGAATACCTGTCTATTGGATGGTAAGTATGAGACTGCATTTCCCTGTGAATCAGGCTGACATAGACATGACAGGAAAAGGACCTGAGAACAGCAATTTTAGGTGTGTGCCTACATGGTGAGAAGTGAGAGTACAGGAGCTAGAGAATAATATTTCTttaagtagaagaaaatataacatgttaaactaaaagaaaaatgaggaaaagaagtaaagaataGAAAGAACTGAGActggagagagagtgtgagtcCATAACTTTCGGGAAAGAAAGCTCAATGGAATGATTTTAGTTCTttagaacaaaaaaacaatataGGAGCCTGTGGTCTTAGATGGAGGACAGTAGCCCATCCATAGAGAAAAGGGCCGGGAGAATGGATGTGAGTTTGAGGGCAGGTGGTGAGGACTTCAGGGAGGTCTTTTCTGATGGCTTCAAATCCCTGGGAAAAGAAGAGGGTGGGGAAAGGCAATGCTGTGCTCCATAAAGAGCTGTGCTGAGTTCTCAGGCAATGGAGTAGGGAGGTTTTGTCACCAGAGATGAATTTAGTGACGCAGAGACCAGAATGTTGCATATAATGACCATAAACATCCATAGCTGGCTTGCAGTCTTGAGAAAAggaatataaaagaaattataaatgagAAGCTTTTCTCTAGTTCCTTCAGGCACTCATGAAGTGGGAGGAGGTGTTTTGAGGAAAGGGAAGGATTAAGGCTATTGGTATAGCTTATAAGAATGAAACataaatgaaggaaagaagaatAACCTGAATTTAGGGTGGTGAAACTTATCGGTAGAGAACAGCATCGGTGAATGAGATGCTGTTTAAGTGGTGGAGGGTAAGGTCGGCCCGTGTATGTGATCTAGGAAATCTATCTCTCTGCAGGCTTATCTCTATAAACGCCAAGATGAAACCAGGGCTTTTTATGAGACACTCCAACTGGTTCtccaagagaaagacaaaaaaaatttagAGAGACTTATTGATGAAGAGTCAAAGTTGTCTGAGCAACTGAAGAAATGTCAAGACGAAATGATTGAAAAGAGGATAAGCCTAAGAGCAATGTATGATGAGCTCATGGACATGTGTCTGAAACCAGATGAAGAGATGCTTAAGGTAGGAACTGAGCATGTGCCTGGGAATTTTTTATATCATCAGAAGACTTTGATTTCCCTCATTTATTTGGTACCAAAGATTGATGTCTTCATCTCCTGCATCTATTGTAGAGAGGGTCTCCCCATTGGGAATGATATAGATAAGCTGCTATTCCCCGCCTAATTTTAAACAATGAAGTTTTATGGAACTGTGATGTTGAAAATTCCCTATGGAACATATTCCTccttaaaatcttttatttcttgatttactAAACAGAAGATGAAAAACTTATCCAAGTACTTTTAATTTTGATCTGCAAGTGGGCGATATAGAGACATTTGGCAAAAGCTCCTATATATTTCTTCCTATTGTTGTGATACCATTGGTTTCCCTTGCCATTAATTTGGGGCATGTTACACTTTAAGAGTAAGATTTAGGAAAGACCCTAATGCAGAAAGCTGAGAATAAGAGTAAGGTAATCACTATTCTTGTGTTCTCTTTTTTCATACTCAGTGTTCTGAATTCATCAAGAACACAAAAATCGACCAAAAGGGTGGTTGTCAGAAGTGGGGGctgaaagagggagaggaagccagtaCCAAATATTGTGATAAGTTCCCATTGGTGACAGATAATTACTAGGATTAGTGGAAGTGATCACTCTATAAGATACAAAAATATTGACAtgctatattgtacacctgaaattaatataacctATAAAAGAATACCAATTCTATTTGaatgaaaaatttttaagtatttgaaaaAGAATTTAGATTCTGACAACATGTTGTATCAGTATTATCtttagggaagaaaagaaaaatgaatttataagACAGTTTGCAGGTAGTGTGATTAGTATTTTTCTGAATTTCCCCAAAACCAAAGTCTGGTTGGTAAAATAGCTTATTTCTGAAGAAGTCTaagcttctcttttctttcttaacaGGAACTAGGAGACAAACTAAGAAGGTGAGTTTGGGTTTCAATGCTAACTGGGGCTCATTAGGGATGTGAAAGAGATTCCAACTACCTCTAAAATA contains:
- the LOC103292974 gene encoding tripartite motif-containing protein 43-like; translation: MDSALQQNFQKELTCAICLNYFINPVTMDCGHSFCCSCLYVSGEKAESPTCPVCREPSEQNIFKTNITLQNLVSMARKASLRQFLSSEDNRCGLHQETKQIFCEDHRSLLCLHCSSSQEHEAHRHCSVEEAAEEHRRKLSNQMRSLWEKIQEIQKTLSKDGRIPVYWMAYLYKRQDETRAFYETLQLVLQEKDKKNLERLIDEESKLSEQLKKCQDEMIEKRISLRAMYDELMDMCLKPDEEMLKELGDKLRRSEQVQLHMPQPLQPQLTARPITGLMDRLNRFRVGVSFTGEITHDNIQLFNDVRSLRFMGDLPHVSRDPGASNCFAAWGTHVFKSGKHYWEVYVDKSWDWAVGVCEDPWMKKNGTLTECKDTFLLIHVKDDNQTTLWTTAPMARQYIQKPLGRVGVFLDVDNRSVSFVDVARCSLIKHSFIRRSPFQECTGDLCNNNFRPYISLATHG